The region AAGATCCTAAGAGAGTTAAAGTTGGATATGCGTCACAAATAGGATATGTTGGAGAAACAACACATGAAATGGCAAAGCGTTATAGAGCGGTTGCTGCTATAAATGGAGGATATTTTTCAGATACATCTCCTAACCAACAGTCTCAAGCAGGTGGAGTTGGAGCAATTCCTACTAGTTTTGTAATGTCAAATGGTCAATTAGTTTATCCTAAGGATTCTAGTAAATTTGATGAAGTTGCAACAAATCATGTTTTAACAATAGATAAGGATGGAAATTTAGGCGTTGGTGGAAGTTACTCACCTAATCAGTTAATTAGAAGCGGCATTAAAGAGGCGGTTATAACAGAGCCATATGTTATTAAAGATGGAAAAAATACAATACAGTCAACTACTGTTGGTGGAACTCAGCCTAGAACAGCAATTGGTCAGCGTGAGGATAAAAGTATAATATTTATGGTAATTGATGGAAGACAGGGCGTAAAATTAGGAGCTACCATTGCAGATGTTCAATACTTAATGCATAAATTGGATGCGGTGAACGCAGTGTGCCTCGATGGTGGAGGTTCAACAGCAATGTATTACAATGGTGAGATAATAAACAATCCTTCCAATGCAACTGGCGAAAGAGCAGTGCCTGACATAATTTATGTTGAGCCTAAATAGGAGGATTGTAGGATGAAAAAAGCGAGAAACTTAATTATATGGATAATTATTTCAATATTTGTTCAAACTGGAATATTGTATTACATGAATAATTATATGTTTAAGAATATTAGTAAGGTAAGCTATAAAATAATAAAAACTAACGATAATAAAAAAAAGGTAGTTTCTGTTTCTATTCCTGGAGATGCTGATAATATTCAGATTTCATATACAGGAAAGTATGCTTCATATACTTCAAATAGTTCGCTGCATGTTATTAAAATGAGTAGTGGAGAAGATAAGACAGTACCACTTGACTGTAGTTTTGATAATGCCTATAGTAAATGGCGTAATTCAGAAGATAGACTTCTTATTATAGAAAAAGGAAGTTCTGGAATAAAGGTATATAAATATGATCCTTCAAATGGAGACAAACAGCAGGCACTAGATTATAATAATAAAGCAAGAACTTACGAACTAACTAGAAGTAGTTCAAATATTACGGGTCTTGAAACTAATGATTTAAATACAATAATGTATTTAAAGGAAACTAATGGAAAGCAGCTTTCATATATAGATAGACTTGATATATCAGGAGAACTTCAAAAATTCCAAATGGGATTAAAGCGTATCGGAGATTATTATGTATTCAAGGCAGAAGATAAGGTTATATTTGAAGATTTAGCTGCTAATAAGATTTCAGTTGCTACTTCTGGAAGTTGTAATGATATTAATATTCCAGGTGTAAGTAATCCTAAGCTTATTGATGTTGATAATGAGGGAAATTTGTATGTTGGAAATGTTGTAAATGATAAAGTAAATGAAATATATACAGCAAGTTTAAATAAGAAATCAAGTGGCAGCGAGGATTCGACTTTTACACTTAATTGGGATAAAACTGCACTTAAACAGCCAGTTGATTCAAAGGATATATATGTATCCGATTTAGGTGAAATATATACTGTAAATCGACTTAAGGGTAAAGTCTCAAATATTAAGACAGGAAAGGCAATTTCTTTTAATAACATGTATATAACAATGTATGGTGATTCGGAAAATGGAGGAATAATAAGCAGGGATTTAGAAAATAACAAGCTTATTGAAACTCTTATAAAATAAAAATTAAGAATGAAGAATTAAGAATTAAGAATGAATGAGAATTTTCCACTGCTTTGCTCTGGAAAATCTACATTTTACAAAAGAACATTTTCACTAGTGGAAATGAAGGCAGTTATATGTTTAGAAGTTTTTCGCAGTGTAACGAAGAAAAAGTTACACTCATTCTTAATTTTTCATTCTTAATTCTTAATTTTTTTCAATTTTCATTTAAGTAATTTTATGAAAAATGCGGCTGAATTGTAGTGGATATTATAGCCTCCTACAATTTTTAATTTAAGAGTAAGGGAGGAATGCTTTTGTGAATATTAGGGATATACTTATTTATAAACTAGAATTAGTACCGGCAATACTTATAGCATTTACTTTTCATGAGTATGCACATGCTTTGATAGCAGATAAACTTGGAGATAAAACACCAAAGTTTCAAGGACGACTTACGTTAAATCCAGCAGCCCACATTGATATAGTAGGATTTATAATGATTATATTAGTTGGTTTTGGATTTGCTAAACCTGTAGAAACAAATCCAGGAGCATATAAAAATTATTATAAGGATGATCTCAAAGTATCAATAGCGGGGCCACTAGCAAATTTAATAACTGCTTTTATTTTCGCTATTATATGTGGAATATTTTCGAAGCTTGCAATTGCTAATTCTATTACAGCCATAATTTATATATTACTGGTTAAAATTGTTGGAATTAATTGTATGTTTTCAATATTTAACATGATTCCAATACCTGGTTTCGATGGATATCATGTTATTCAAGATTTATTCCCGAAATTTGGCTATAAAATTTCTGCTTATGAGAAATATGGTATGCTTTTGTTCTTTGTTATGATTATTCCTATTGGAACAACGTCTATAGCTGATATTATTGTAGGAATTCCTTCAAATTTACTTTCTCAATTGTTCATGAAAATAGGGGCTCTCATATAATCTTATTTAAGCTGTTTTACGGAAATTGTATCTAAATAATAATATAGGGGGCCAGTGCCCTCTATATTATTGTGTATTAAAAGCTAATGATAATTGATTTTAGGAGGAAAAGATGAGACTTAGAAAAAAAAGGTGGGCACGACCAGAAATGGAGCAAAATCCATTGTGCATAATTACTCCTCAAGAGTATAAGGGTAAATGGAATGATGTCTTTAAAAATGATAATGAAATTTACCTTGAGCTTGGTTGTGGTAGAGGAGATTTTGTGACTAATATAGCACTAAAAAATCCAGAAAAAAATTACATAGCAATTGATCTAAAGGATGAGGTTATTGCCATTGCCCTTAGAAAGATAACTGCAAGTGAAGTTACTAATGTTAGAATAACACCGCTTCAAATAGCATTTATAAATGATATTTTTGATAAAAATGAAATAGGTAGGATATACATAAACTTTTGTAACCCATGGCCTAAGGAGCGTCACAAGAAACGAAGATTAACGCATACTAAATTTTTAACAAAATATAAAGAATTTTTAAAGCCTAAAAGTCAAATATGGTTTAAAACTGATGATGATGGGCTTTTTGTAGAATCTTTGGATTATTTTAAGGAATGTGGCTTTGAAATAAAATTTATAACTTACGATTTACATAAAAGTGATTTTGATGAGAATATTCAAACTGAATATGAAACTAAATTTATGAATTTAGGTATAAAGATTAAATTTTTAATTGCTGAATTAAAGTAGGGTGATTTTATGTTTGAAGATTTAATAGGAAAAATAGCCATTGTAACAGGTGCATCCCGTGGAATAGGAAGGGGCATAGCAGTTGAAATGGCAAAGTCAGGTATAGAGGTTGTAATAAATTATAAGGAAGACGAACAAGGTGCATTGAAAACCTTACATATAATTAAGAGAAATGGTGGAACTGCATGTATATGCAAATGCGATATAAGTTCATATAATCAAGTGAAGGAAATGTTTAAATTTGTAATCAATAAATTTGGAAAAATTGATTTTTTAGTGAACAATGGTGGAATATCCAAAGTAGGTCTTTTTATGGATATGACAGAGGAGGATTATAATGAAGTTATGGATAATGATTTTAGGGGAGTTTTTAATTGTTCCAGCTTAGCTGTTAAATATATGATACCTAAGAAATCGGGCAGCATAATAAATATATCTTCCATGTGGGGAAATGTAGGGGCTTCTTGTGAAGTTTTGTATTCTTCGGCTAAAGGTGCTGTAAATTCTTTTACAAAGGCATTAGGTAAAGAATTAGCACCATCAGGAATTCGAGTTAATGCAATATCTCCAGGAGTTATAGATACAGATATGAATAAGTGTTTTTCAAAGGACGAAAGAGCGGATTTGGAAAATGAAATACCAATGGGCAAATTTGGAGAAGCTTCAGATATAGCTAAAATGGTTGTATTTCTCATAAGTAAAGAAGCTGCATATATTACATCACAAATTATAACTATAGATGGTGGAATGATTTAATTTGTAGGAGACTTGATACTTATTTAAATTTACTACTGAATAAATTATATAAATACTGTCAATAATACCAATATAAACAATTATGGGAAGGTGTGTATTATGGCAGTATTTTTTTTACTTTTAGGCCTTATACTATTATTTATAAATATGATTATAGCTGTAATAGAGAAAATAAAAAGAAAAAAACTGGGCTATATGTATTGGAGTTTATTAACACTAGCTATTGCAATAGTAATTGTTAGTTTTATAGAAATACCTGTAAGGGAATATAATAGTGTACCTAAAGAGAGTAAAACTGTAAAGACAAGTGCTGTTAAATCGCATAAGGCTAAAATTATGAATTTATATAGTATGGAAAATGGTGAGAGTATAATAATACAATATGATAATAAAAATATACTAGTTGATATACCATCTTATGTGTCAAAGCCACAAGATAAGAATAACATTTTTAATATACTCGATTCACATGGTATAAAAAAAGTAGATGTGCTTATTTTAACTTCAAATGATGAGAAAGCCGTAAATAATATATTAAGTGTAATTGGAAAATATAATATTAATAATATTATATATGCAGATTCATCAATCAAAGGAACAAAAATGGACAATGAGATAGTAAGCAATGTAAAAGCAATAAACGATGTAAAAAAGAGCAGCATATATCCCGCAGTAATGAATGATAAACAAAATATATATGATATGGATGTGGAAAATAAAAAAAGTGAAGATGGTACAGAATTAAATTTTAAGTTGCCTAAAAATGTTAAAGGAATCTTGGATTTAGATTCTTATGATTCAAATATCCATAATAGCAGTGTATATGATCACAAAATAAAGATTAGCTATGATGTTGAAGGTTATATATCATTAAAAATAATTTCTAAGGTAGATGAAAATAAAGATTAATATCCCATAGGTTATATTTTAAATAAGTGTAGAAACATACGCTTATTTAAAATATAACCTAAATTTATTAATAAGGTTAGAAATGCCTATGTTTTAATGATATAATTAAAAAGAAACTAAGGCGAAATTAGTATAATGGAATTATAAATAGTAATTATAGAGGGGATGCATAATGGTGAAGATTAATATATTGAAATGCCATGGGACAGGAAATGATTTTATTTTAATTGATGAATATAATAATGATTATAATTTAAATGATGAGATAAGAAAAAGTATTGCAGTTGAGGCTTGTAATAGAAAAAAATCAATAGGTGGAGACGGTATATTATTTGTTCAAAAAAGTAGCATATGCGATGCTAAAATGAGAATTTTTAATTCAGATGGCTCAGAAGCTGAAATGTGTGGTAATGGACTTAGATGTGTTGGTAGATATGTTATCGAAATGTTAAAAAAAGAGATTGTAGAAATAGAAACTTTAAAATCAAGGTATTTTGTAAGGCAGCAGGAAGATATATATAAAGGAGTAAAAACTGTTAAAATAGATATTAAGTCTGTATCCTTTGATGTAAGTTCACTGCCAATTAATTATAAAAAGAAAAATCTCATGTTTGATAAGATACCTGAATTATCAGATGAACTTGATTTTACGGCTGTAAGTATTACGAATCCACATTTAGTAGCAATAGTTGATAAAATAGATAGGGATAAGCTAGTTGAAGTTGGAATGAAAGGAAATAATACAAAAACTGTTCTTCCTAAGGGCGTAAATGTAAGTTTTGTGAAGGTACTTGGCGGCAATAACATATATGTAAAAACTTATGAAAGAGGAGTTGGACTTACTAAATCATGTGGAACAGCAATGACGGCTTCTAGCATAGTAAGTTGCATAAGTAAAAAAGTTTCCTTTGATAAGGAATTAAATATATATAATGATGGCGG is a window of Clostridium pasteurianum DNA encoding:
- a CDS encoding phosphodiester glycosidase family protein, with the translated sequence MSRKNHEGNRRIKHRGKRKIFKVVLLFLAFEVIFTGVTIVPYSLYGPFKNVRNTIVSTLMGTGAHKYMAHWFFSDSQIQAILKETNKGTNVDYKQSKSDVIKINTDSDITRMQLDGDGKFTANVLIIKDPKRVKVGYASQIGYVGETTHEMAKRYRAVAAINGGYFSDTSPNQQSQAGGVGAIPTSFVMSNGQLVYPKDSSKFDEVATNHVLTIDKDGNLGVGGSYSPNQLIRSGIKEAVITEPYVIKDGKNTIQSTTVGGTQPRTAIGQREDKSIIFMVIDGRQGVKLGATIADVQYLMHKLDAVNAVCLDGGGSTAMYYNGEIINNPSNATGERAVPDIIYVEPK
- the dapF gene encoding diaminopimelate epimerase, whose protein sequence is MVKINILKCHGTGNDFILIDEYNNDYNLNDEIRKSIAVEACNRKKSIGGDGILFVQKSSICDAKMRIFNSDGSEAEMCGNGLRCVGRYVIEMLKKEIVEIETLKSRYFVRQQEDIYKGVKTVKIDIKSVSFDVSSLPINYKKKNLMFDKIPELSDELDFTAVSITNPHLVAIVDKIDRDKLVEVGMKGNNTKTVLPKGVNVSFVKVLGGNNIYVKTYERGVGLTKSCGTAMTASSIVSCISKKVSFDKELNIYNDGGMIKAIVHKDDKDNYAVDFIGNATFVFRGTIEMNEKKIQSFTTDKIGFEDENNCYEEFFNYTRKKIE
- the trmB gene encoding tRNA (guanosine(46)-N7)-methyltransferase TrmB, with amino-acid sequence MRLRKKRWARPEMEQNPLCIITPQEYKGKWNDVFKNDNEIYLELGCGRGDFVTNIALKNPEKNYIAIDLKDEVIAIALRKITASEVTNVRITPLQIAFINDIFDKNEIGRIYINFCNPWPKERHKKRRLTHTKFLTKYKEFLKPKSQIWFKTDDDGLFVESLDYFKECGFEIKFITYDLHKSDFDENIQTEYETKFMNLGIKIKFLIAELK
- the ymfI gene encoding elongation factor P 5-aminopentanone reductase, with the translated sequence MFEDLIGKIAIVTGASRGIGRGIAVEMAKSGIEVVINYKEDEQGALKTLHIIKRNGGTACICKCDISSYNQVKEMFKFVINKFGKIDFLVNNGGISKVGLFMDMTEEDYNEVMDNDFRGVFNCSSLAVKYMIPKKSGSIINISSMWGNVGASCEVLYSSAKGAVNSFTKALGKELAPSGIRVNAISPGVIDTDMNKCFSKDERADLENEIPMGKFGEASDIAKMVVFLISKEAAYITSQIITIDGGMI
- a CDS encoding site-2 protease family protein, whose protein sequence is MNIRDILIYKLELVPAILIAFTFHEYAHALIADKLGDKTPKFQGRLTLNPAAHIDIVGFIMIILVGFGFAKPVETNPGAYKNYYKDDLKVSIAGPLANLITAFIFAIICGIFSKLAIANSITAIIYILLVKIVGINCMFSIFNMIPIPGFDGYHVIQDLFPKFGYKISAYEKYGMLLFFVMIIPIGTTSIADIIVGIPSNLLSQLFMKIGALI